A section of the Gloeobacter violaceus PCC 7421 genome encodes:
- the nusB gene encoding transcription antitermination factor NusB, whose protein sequence is MQARRIARELALMSIGQMPADRSRLQAKNLEELVLASVRTLREEANESLQRACTELRQGHNRLEASELTAPTVEAARREVAAAIALAEQAINRVGASLELPEFVRLADELQVRAYAFELLGAFVREGDNLDKLLDTCMEGWQVERLTRIDRDILRLALVEMVELKSVPFRVAIDEAVELAKKYSTDTAVRFINGVLRRVVQHLQLEQRPRR, encoded by the coding sequence ATGCAAGCCCGCCGCATCGCCCGCGAACTCGCCTTGATGAGCATCGGTCAGATGCCCGCCGACCGTTCGCGCCTGCAGGCAAAGAACCTCGAAGAACTGGTGCTCGCCTCGGTGCGCACGCTGCGCGAGGAGGCCAACGAGAGCCTCCAGAGAGCCTGTACCGAGCTGCGACAGGGCCACAACCGCCTGGAGGCGAGCGAACTGACGGCACCCACCGTCGAGGCGGCCCGCCGCGAGGTGGCGGCGGCGATCGCCCTGGCCGAGCAGGCAATCAACCGGGTGGGCGCCTCGCTGGAGTTGCCGGAGTTCGTGCGCCTGGCGGACGAGTTGCAGGTGCGCGCCTATGCCTTCGAGCTGCTCGGTGCCTTTGTGCGCGAGGGGGACAATCTCGACAAGCTATTGGACACCTGTATGGAAGGTTGGCAAGTCGAACGGCTTACACGCATCGACCGCGACATTCTGCGTCTGGCGCTGGTGGAAATGGTGGAACTGAAGAGTGTCCCCTTTCGCGTCGCCATCGACGAGGCTGTCGAACTGGCCAAAAAATATAGCACAGACACCGCCGTCCGCTTCATCAACGGCGTCCTGCGGCGGGTGGTGCAGCATCTGCAGCTGGAACAGCGCCCGCGCCGTTGA
- a CDS encoding 23S rRNA (pseudouridine(1915)-N(3))-methyltransferase RlmH — MRIKLVAVGRLREEAYERACAEYARRLAAYARLELVEVRDARIADSRAGLLKEGQALLDQLHPGEHAVLLDSGGKQFTSVELADWLENHTVQEPVFIVGSSHGVAPMVRERAQMVWSLSKLTFPHELARVIVLEQLYRAVTILAGHPYHHG; from the coding sequence GTGAGGATCAAGCTGGTCGCGGTCGGACGGCTGCGCGAGGAGGCTTACGAGCGGGCCTGTGCAGAGTACGCCCGGCGGCTGGCAGCCTATGCCCGCCTGGAATTGGTGGAAGTGCGCGACGCCCGCATCGCCGACAGCCGGGCGGGCCTGCTCAAAGAGGGCCAGGCTCTGCTGGACCAGCTGCATCCCGGCGAGCACGCAGTCTTGCTCGACAGCGGCGGCAAGCAATTTACCAGCGTCGAATTGGCCGATTGGCTCGAAAACCATACCGTGCAGGAGCCGGTCTTCATCGTCGGCTCAAGCCACGGCGTCGCTCCAATGGTTCGGGAGCGGGCACAGATGGTCTGGTCGCTCTCGAAGCTGACCTTTCCCCACGAACTGGCGCGGGTGATTGTGCTGGAGCAGCTCTACCGCGCCGTCACCATCCTGGCCGGGCACCCTTACCACCATGGCTAA
- a CDS encoding biotin--[acetyl-CoA-carboxylase] ligase, with amino-acid sequence MILDKRKFQLHLKTETLGHGFHLYERIDSTNRLAMEFLREGAAEGTTILAEQQTGGRGSNGRQWESLPGGLYLSVILRPQLKLADIFQLTLVAAFGVAQSLGRLTGADVRLKWPNDLVIEQGRRLAKVGGILTETRIQGDRLAGAVVGIGINWDNPVPAEAARLKPLSRRDLDLAPVAAAVLLGLEQSYQLWHQRGIERIVSGYERYLVNLGQAVEVPGHDGQGRIIGIDERGALRVLFLDGGEALVMPSELRLGYAL; translated from the coding sequence ATGATCCTGGATAAGCGCAAATTTCAACTGCACTTAAAGACAGAAACCCTCGGCCACGGGTTTCATCTGTACGAGCGGATCGATTCGACCAATCGCCTGGCGATGGAGTTTTTGCGCGAGGGCGCTGCCGAGGGCACGACCATCCTCGCCGAGCAGCAGACCGGCGGACGCGGCAGCAACGGTCGCCAGTGGGAATCGCTTCCCGGCGGGCTGTACCTGTCGGTGATCCTCAGGCCGCAACTGAAGCTCGCCGATATCTTTCAATTGACGTTGGTGGCAGCCTTTGGCGTCGCCCAGAGCCTCGGCCGCCTTACCGGGGCCGATGTGCGTCTCAAGTGGCCTAACGACCTGGTTATCGAGCAGGGTAGGCGCCTTGCCAAAGTCGGCGGCATCCTCACCGAGACCCGCATCCAGGGCGACCGGCTCGCGGGGGCGGTGGTGGGTATCGGCATCAACTGGGACAACCCGGTGCCCGCCGAGGCGGCCCGCCTCAAGCCGCTCTCGCGGCGGGATCTCGACTTGGCGCCGGTGGCGGCGGCGGTGCTTCTGGGCCTGGAACAGAGCTATCAGCTCTGGCACCAGCGCGGTATCGAGCGCATCGTGAGCGGCTACGAACGCTATCTGGTGAACCTGGGTCAGGCGGTGGAGGTGCCCGGCCACGACGGCCAGGGTCGGATCATCGGCATCGACGAGCGTGGGGCGTTGCGGGTATTGTTTTTAGACGGCGGTGAGGCGCTGGTCATGCCCAGCGAATTGCGGCTGGGCTACGCGCTGTGA
- a CDS encoding M48 family metallopeptidase, with amino-acid sequence MLFTEAAKTGIAFILAAALLGGGFANPARAQGLEGLLNGAFQYFALDNLSDTQEAAYGRRIHEQLVRQGKVRLSRDRRLTARVANIGRRLARTSGRPNLPYRFFVVNDRSVNAFTTMGGYVYVNAGLAKGVRSDAELAGVMAHEIGHLVARHAINQMRQAAVTQGIAGALGQNDNLLVGLGVSLYQRGYSRDDEYEADALGVRNLARAGYPANGLPDFLRRLQGGGGSAEFLSTHPASANRVQRLEEIIRTEGLPTRRR; translated from the coding sequence ATGCTGTTTACCGAAGCAGCCAAGACAGGAATAGCGTTCATTTTAGCAGCGGCTTTGCTGGGCGGCGGTTTTGCCAACCCGGCCCGGGCGCAGGGCCTGGAGGGTCTGCTCAACGGCGCCTTTCAGTACTTTGCCCTCGACAACCTCTCCGATACCCAGGAGGCCGCCTACGGCCGGCGCATCCACGAACAGCTGGTGCGCCAGGGCAAAGTGCGCCTTTCGCGCGACCGGCGCCTGACTGCTCGGGTTGCCAACATCGGCCGCCGACTGGCCCGCACCAGCGGACGGCCAAATCTGCCCTATCGCTTTTTTGTGGTGAACGACCGCAGTGTCAACGCCTTCACAACCATGGGCGGCTACGTCTATGTCAATGCCGGTCTGGCAAAAGGTGTGCGCAGCGACGCCGAACTGGCCGGGGTGATGGCCCACGAAATTGGTCATCTGGTGGCCCGCCACGCCATCAACCAGATGCGTCAGGCGGCCGTCACCCAGGGCATCGCCGGCGCCCTGGGTCAAAACGACAACCTGCTGGTCGGTCTGGGTGTGAGCCTCTACCAGCGTGGCTACTCGCGCGACGACGAGTACGAAGCGGACGCCCTCGGCGTGCGCAACCTCGCCCGGGCAGGCTATCCCGCCAACGGACTGCCGGATTTTTTAAGGCGTCTGCAGGGCGGTGGCGGCAGTGCCGAGTTTTTGAGCACCCATCCTGCCTCGGCCAACCGCGTGCAGCGGCTTGAGGAGATCATCCGCACCGAGGGGCTGCCCACGCGCCGCCGTTGA
- a CDS encoding LysR family transcriptional regulator, whose product MNNFSLDQIRIFRAIAQHGSFKRAAESLYISQPAVSLQVQNLEAALGMPLFDRSGRKAELTEAGRIFLDYAHRILALCDESRRAITDLQNLKGGTLVIGASQTTGTYLIPRLIGEFHRRYPEVGVQLHVMSTRRTAYGVAEGRLDLGIIGGEVPLELQGRLAVEVYAEDELALVVPGFHPLAGAEVICRDDLYGLKFIALDPESTTRRVLDGVLRRFDIDVESLSIEMELSSIEAIKAAVQAGLGVAFLSATAIEKELQLGVLHRLTVEGLVLRRPLTLLTHPQRYESRASRVFREQILTNFARSEALAPS is encoded by the coding sequence ATGAACAACTTCAGCCTGGACCAAATACGCATCTTCCGGGCAATAGCCCAGCACGGCAGCTTCAAAAGGGCGGCAGAATCGCTCTATATCTCCCAACCGGCGGTCTCGCTACAGGTCCAGAACCTCGAAGCCGCCCTCGGGATGCCGCTGTTCGACCGCTCCGGCCGCAAGGCGGAACTCACCGAGGCAGGGCGGATTTTTCTCGACTATGCCCACCGCATCCTGGCGCTGTGCGACGAATCGCGGCGGGCGATTACCGATTTGCAAAACCTCAAAGGCGGCACGCTGGTGATTGGGGCCTCGCAGACCACCGGCACCTACTTGATCCCGCGGCTTATCGGCGAATTCCACCGCCGCTATCCGGAAGTGGGCGTGCAGCTCCATGTGATGTCCACCCGGCGCACCGCCTACGGGGTTGCCGAGGGACGTCTCGATCTGGGGATCATCGGCGGCGAGGTGCCCTTGGAGTTGCAGGGCAGGCTCGCTGTCGAAGTGTACGCCGAGGACGAACTGGCCCTGGTGGTGCCGGGTTTTCACCCGCTCGCGGGTGCGGAGGTGATCTGTCGCGATGATCTCTACGGGCTCAAGTTCATCGCCCTCGATCCCGAATCGACGACCCGCAGGGTACTCGACGGCGTGCTGCGCCGCTTCGACATCGACGTCGAAAGCCTCAGCATTGAGATGGAACTGAGCAGCATCGAGGCCATCAAAGCGGCGGTCCAGGCGGGGTTGGGCGTGGCGTTCCTCTCGGCGACAGCGATCGAAAAAGAGCTGCAACTGGGAGTGTTGCATCGGCTGACCGTCGAAGGGCTGGTGTTGCGCCGCCCCCTGACACTGCTCACCCACCCGCAGCGCTACGAATCGCGCGCCAGCCGCGTCTTTCGCGAGCAGATCCTCACCAATTTTGCCCGTAGCGAGGCGCTTGCCCCGTCGTAA